A single window of Synechococcus sp. C9 DNA harbors:
- the ftsH gene encoding ATP-dependent zinc metalloprotease FtsH: protein MKLSWRVVLLWLLPVAIIGFFFWQGMMGPVWRENSLNAATARMTYGRFLEYLDGGQVQRLDLYEGGRTAVVEITDPELSNRFQRIRVDLPTAGPDLISRLRAAHVDFDIHSSRNNAALWGLLGNLVFPLVLIGGLIFLFRRSGNMPGGPGQAMSFGRSRARFQMEAKTGVKFADVAGVDEAKEELQEVVTFLKQPERFTAVGAKIPRGVLLVGPPGTGKTLLAKAIAGEAGVPFFSISGSEFVEMFVGVGASRVRDLFKKAKENAPCIIFIDEIDAVGRQRGAGIGGGNDEREQTLNQLLTEMDGFEGNTGVIVIAATNRADVLDAALLRPGRFDRQVTVDIPDINGRLAILQVHARNKKLDGSISLDMIARRTPGFSGADLANLLNEAAILTARRRKEAIGLSEIDAAIDRVVAGMEGTPLVDSKSKRLIAYHEIGHAIVGTLLPHHDPVQKVTLIPRGQARGLTWFMPGEDAMLVSRAQLLARITGTLGGRAAEAVVFGESEVTTGAGNDLQQVAALARQMVTRFGMSDFGLLSLDGQMGEVFLGRDLVARSDYSNEVASLVDAQVREIVSQCYHRACEIIRANRVVIDRLVDLLIEKETIDGDEFRQIVAEYTPLPQVTAPV from the coding sequence ATGAAATTGTCTTGGAGAGTCGTACTGCTGTGGTTATTACCGGTAGCCATCATCGGGTTTTTCTTTTGGCAGGGAATGATGGGGCCGGTGTGGCGGGAAAACAGCTTGAATGCGGCGACGGCACGCATGACCTACGGGCGTTTTTTGGAGTATTTGGACGGGGGTCAGGTGCAACGGCTGGACCTGTATGAGGGGGGACGCACGGCGGTGGTGGAAATTACCGACCCGGAGTTGAGCAATCGGTTCCAGCGGATTCGGGTGGATTTGCCGACGGCGGGGCCGGACCTGATCAGCCGGTTGCGGGCGGCTCATGTGGATTTTGACATTCACAGCAGTCGGAATAATGCGGCCCTGTGGGGGCTGTTGGGGAATTTGGTGTTTCCCCTGGTGCTGATTGGGGGGTTGATTTTCCTGTTCCGCCGCTCTGGGAATATGCCGGGGGGGCCGGGGCAGGCGATGAGCTTTGGTCGCTCCCGTGCCCGTTTTCAGATGGAAGCCAAAACCGGGGTGAAGTTTGCGGATGTGGCGGGGGTGGATGAGGCGAAGGAAGAATTGCAAGAGGTGGTGACGTTTTTGAAACAGCCGGAGCGGTTTACGGCGGTGGGCGCCAAAATTCCCCGGGGGGTGTTGCTGGTCGGGCCGCCGGGGACGGGGAAAACCCTGTTAGCCAAGGCGATTGCCGGGGAAGCGGGGGTGCCCTTTTTCAGCATTTCCGGTTCCGAATTTGTGGAGATGTTTGTGGGGGTGGGCGCGTCCCGGGTGCGGGATTTGTTCAAAAAAGCCAAGGAAAATGCCCCGTGTATTATTTTTATTGACGAAATTGATGCGGTGGGTCGCCAGCGGGGGGCGGGCATTGGCGGCGGCAATGATGAACGGGAGCAGACCCTGAACCAGCTTTTGACGGAAATGGACGGGTTTGAGGGGAATACGGGGGTGATTGTGATTGCGGCGACCAACCGGGCGGATGTGCTGGATGCGGCGCTCCTGCGTCCGGGGCGGTTTGACCGGCAGGTGACGGTGGACATCCCCGATATTAATGGGCGGTTGGCAATTTTACAGGTACACGCCCGCAACAAAAAACTGGATGGGAGCATTTCCCTGGACATGATTGCCCGGCGCACCCCAGGATTTTCGGGGGCGGATTTGGCGAATCTGCTCAATGAGGCGGCGATTCTCACGGCACGGCGGCGGAAGGAAGCCATCGGTCTCAGCGAAATTGATGCGGCAATTGACCGGGTGGTGGCGGGGATGGAGGGCACGCCCCTGGTGGACAGCAAGAGCAAACGGCTGATTGCCTACCATGAAATCGGTCATGCGATTGTAGGTACATTGTTGCCCCACCACGACCCGGTGCAAAAAGTCACCCTGATTCCCCGGGGGCAGGCACGGGGGTTGACCTGGTTTATGCCGGGGGAAGATGCGATGCTGGTGTCCCGGGCGCAATTGTTGGCACGGATTACGGGCACCTTGGGGGGACGGGCGGCGGAGGCGGTGGTGTTTGGGGAATCGGAGGTGACCACCGGGGCGGGAAATGACCTACAGCAGGTGGCGGCGCTGGCACGGCAAATGGTCACCCGGTTCGGCATGTCCGATTTTGGTCTGTTGTCCCTGGATGGGCAGATGGGGGAAGTGTTCCTGGGGCGGGATTTGGTCGCCCGGTCGGACTATTCCAACGAGGTGGCTTCCCTGGTGGATGCCCAGGTGCGGGAGATTGTCAGCCAATGCTATCACAGGGCGTGTGAGATTATCCGAGCAAATCGGGTGGTGATTGACCGCCTGGTGGATTTGCTGATTGAAAAAGAAACCATTGACGGGGACGAGTTTCGGCAAATTGTAGCGGAATATACGCCTTTGCCCCAGGTGACTGCCCCTGTCTAA
- the csaB gene encoding polysaccharide pyruvyl transferase CsaB, which produces MRVLISGYYGYGNGGDEALLVTLLQMLPPGVEPVVLSAQPEVTQRLYGVRTCDRWRWGDIWRELRRSQGFLWGGGSLIQDSTSWGSPLYYLGLMLLAQGLGRQTVAWAQGVGPLRRRWVRGLAGYVFRRCTQVSVRDAPAAEQLQRWGRSGLLAPDPVWALPDQPYPPLSDLPAPRMAVIVRPHRWLTPVWRETMTKALQQFQQATGVWVVLLPFQPATDMALATELQQALGAQTTILQPEHPAQLKGVMRGIELVVTMRYHGLVMGAAAGCRCFSLSYDPKVRQLQQELGMPGLDLAQAPPPAHVLSRQWLDLYANGEGLSPEQVQSWVDRALLHRELLHHLWAKSDA; this is translated from the coding sequence ATGCGGGTACTCATCAGCGGTTATTACGGTTATGGGAATGGGGGGGACGAAGCCCTGTTGGTGACCCTGTTGCAGATGTTGCCGCCGGGGGTGGAGCCGGTGGTGTTGTCGGCGCAACCAGAAGTCACTCAACGCTTGTACGGGGTACGCACCTGTGACCGGTGGCGATGGGGGGACATCTGGCGGGAATTGCGGCGCAGTCAGGGGTTCCTCTGGGGCGGGGGGAGTTTGATCCAGGACAGTACGAGTTGGGGTAGTCCTTTGTACTACCTGGGGTTGATGCTCCTGGCGCAGGGGTTGGGGCGGCAAACCGTGGCTTGGGCGCAGGGGGTTGGTCCGTTGCGACGGCGGTGGGTGCGGGGGTTGGCGGGGTATGTGTTTCGCCGTTGTACCCAGGTGAGCGTGCGGGATGCCCCGGCGGCGGAGCAGTTGCAACGTTGGGGACGCTCAGGGTTGTTGGCACCTGACCCGGTGTGGGCGTTGCCGGATCAGCCCTATCCGCCTTTGAGCGACCTGCCTGCCCCCCGTATGGCGGTGATTGTGCGCCCCCATCGTTGGCTCACCCCGGTCTGGCGGGAGACCATGACCAAGGCACTGCAACAATTTCAACAGGCGACGGGGGTATGGGTGGTGCTACTGCCCTTTCAACCGGCTACGGATATGGCTTTGGCGACCGAATTACAACAGGCGTTGGGGGCGCAAACCACGATCCTGCAACCGGAACACCCTGCCCAGCTAAAAGGGGTGATGCGGGGGATTGAATTGGTGGTGACCATGCGCTATCACGGTTTGGTCATGGGGGCGGCGGCGGGGTGTCGGTGTTTTAGCTTGAGTTATGACCCGAAGGTGCGCCAATTACAGCAGGAACTGGGTATGCCCGGGCTGGATTTAGCGCAAGCACCCCCACCCGCCCATGTGTTGAGCCGCCAGTGGCTTGATTTGTATGCCAACGGGGAAGGGTTATCCCCGGAACAGGTGCAATCCTGGGTGGATCGGGCGTTGTTGCACCGGGAATTGTTGCATCATCTTTGGGCAAAATCAGACGCTTGA